The Leishmania panamensis strain MHOM/PA/94/PSC-1 chromosome 32 sequence genome window below encodes:
- a CDS encoding small nuclear ribonucleoprotein, putative (TriTrypDB/GeneDB-style sysID: LpmP.32.1140), producing MPTNKTLPNLNHFMEKRIVVKIQGGRSISGVLRGVDEHMSIVLHNAMDETRNANGSDEGTMTALGTTVIRGSAVVEITSADV from the coding sequence ATGCCGACGAACAAGACGCTTCCCAACCTCAATCACTTCATGGAGAAGCGGATCGTCGTAAAGATACAGGGTGGCCGCTCCATCTCCGGCGTGCTGCGCGGTGTTGATGAGCACATGAGCATTGTGCTGCACAACGCCATGGATGAAACCCGCAATGCGAATGGCAGCGACGAGGGGACGATGACGGCACTCGGAACCACTGTGATTCggggcagcgctgtcgtcgAAATCACGAGCGCCGATGTTTGA
- a CDS encoding hypothetical protein (TriTrypDB/GeneDB-style sysID: LpmP.32.1150), which yields MAGLDVAWIPFTVMYLLYLIPPTLMEVYSYYSRGGLVRYEDIKYDDSFCPQYQWNRDTEVYYKRFLDRPTSEASNAFFSWLDWSSESYDRTIYILRRNLAKQDGEVSVWWRYIYGPFIFNWPKKTWLRGDDAACRKMPVWGVGGEGRARTEYEEAKAKGFNKNYHYQIMRKIRREQALKAAQERAAIK from the coding sequence ATGGCAGGTTTAGACGTTGCGTGGATTCCGTTTACGGTGATGTACTTGCTGTACCTCATCCCACCGACCCTGATGGAGGTGTACTCGTACTACAGCCGCGGTGGTCTCGTCCGCTATGAGGATATCAAGTACGATGACAGCTTTTGTCCACAGTACCAGTGGAACCGCGACACGGAGGTGTACTACAAACGTTTCCTCGACCGTCCCACCAGCGAGGCCAGCAACGCGTTCTTTTCATGGCTGGACTGGAGTTCGGAGTCCTACGACCGAACGATTTACATCCTCCGTCGCAACTTAGCGAAGCAGGACGGCGAGGTGAgtgtgtggtggcggtaCATTTACGGCCCCTTCATCTTCAACTGGCCCAAGAAGACTTGGCTGCgcggcgacgatgccgcGTGCCGGAAGATGCCGGTGTGGGGCGTAGGCGGCGAGGGGCGTGCTCGCACGGAATACGAAGAGGCCAAGGCGAAAGGCTTCAACAAGAACTATCATTACCAGATTATGCGCAAGATCCGCCGTGAGCAGGCGCTGAAGGCGGCACAAGAGAGGGCGGCCATCAAGTGA
- a CDS encoding hypothetical protein (TriTrypDB/GeneDB-style sysID: LpmP.32.1160), with translation MDDFRFYMEGVGLLEGNTRRANAELIAAINSPDPMVQYSGLQVLCDQLTMSSFISPSTMATIPLILPAVLRCIASSHAREVFITAARALTYIIDAFPRTFETTPTRTTLVEVLLQHLRSIQDVELSEQCITCLELITRSQMGSRELLRSDGVEAVLGFADFFTLHKQRQIWTIVQRLVGEVDESSVQHITACLPTLRLGMTNGDAEIRQKAIATLAQAIEGVKMNRATVETVFGDAADRIASLLHERDVNDDALSSALFLLYAGVQWSAAIASSVIQSGLFNTLLSLLEPVPTPALVAEQQTASSSIGRARRGNGAAERIGERETGREDGHGAGSEAAVVRTLVLTSHQRTTVCRLLASLLIPYRTGAAEQLERLEMLTQRPLRTGAPALGNHVDMDDDDDEDEDYTTEEEDGGDEVPDLDDDSSGDATLSQLRQRLAHEQGLRIETKPAYARCRASGFICDGCGKNCLPGDWYRCNECPDKDYCTACVLQQYKQDHDGQHSYTDMEQVVGATARNRDKLELYRTSPQLLQRVLEAIPTVVGVCVASEVVAVRVSCLDFLVSAVDMASREQLIASGITNLPLGEVLNNNLRGADLLCNALAVALAGRLLITASDAYQVQFVREGVKLSLQLLKQRCRVRGRATLTREARAALTTSTAGWCTIIGTEASTLLQRFVGIEDEQEVESLRRVVQELRQDHFSTAVSLLRDLLSADITAFEFYSSGIVRELRSCLGRLQNIYAVMYLVAALSSSSTKKKGAGESSAADVPLTSAATAASWGGHSRCSLLAHFVHHLHTILTLLDDFAVPTYDFIGDVHHYFVVSFEPHHATVAVAGDMPSATSTSNARGSGGDSSLSPRECIKARIRPISSVSAMVQVLQQEVLRQESEEGNDGDREDDEAVTNILPDLHPRHSSASGSADVPAPANLSQPPSPPANSIWIRYGAHVLPLSMTMLQIMEHLVLPAAATSTDETRTSPHANTEQRPKPRHTVTASEEGGDEEQEAGHGAHNRLVGLDTSNAAGFSLQRPVVLHYSTTPYNPQQYSLYKVPNAFPASGNPQAPLQVRLPSQDCEPSAVRSVKQQLAGAFHYSRHVLSDSQRDVLGLLGILHAAVVNWVALLTYVQKQAAAASKHLHGIDVACILKTFAPAISITEFQHPKLNSKAAQQCSQMLLAGQQRGTWAVKLALDCTYLFNYSTRKFLFDVGFTSTDRCLIRMRKYRELFGLNEPRVSSEQMRSVYGQLKKEAKRVWREDILECAKTVLGAQDAQERNRVWSFHFYNENGWGDGPTREFYTLVSQQLRQRKLGLWRNGNEAAEDTEYDVTAVGLFPRPMPPGSAQEKQHLVPFFRLVGRFIGRALLDEHVPGLPLSPVFLRLLRGDVCGVYDVQDISEEVGRLLVAMTEAAGHGHTRLQLPGQKKVVEVQDLALDFTLPGDDSVELCPDGANTLVTAENMMAYCDAVTSFLLDRGVAAAVHALREGFHWYIPLVALHMLSVDELHQLLAGHETAVTREDFEKYSEANYGYTLNCKHVQWLFDILAAFTVEEQKLFFLFLTGSAHLPVGGLARLRPSFTIVRKTSEDAGIKEEDMLPSAMTCQNYLKLPQYNTKEEMEKKLRFAMAEGSGAFLLS, from the coding sequence aTGGACGACTTCCGGTTTTACATGGAGGGAGTCGGTCTGCTGGAGGGGAACACGCGCCGTGCAAACGCTGAGCTGATCGCTGCCATCAACAGCCCTGACCCAATGGTTCAGTACAGCGGCTTGCAGGTGCTGTGTGATCAGCTCACAATGAGCTCCTTCATCTCGCCTTCCACGATGGCCACTATTCCGCTCATTTtaccagcggtgctgcggtgcatcGCGTCGTCGCACGCGCGCGAAGTGTTCATCACGGCGGCCCGCGCGCTCACCTACATCATCGACGCCTTTCCTCGCACCTTTGAGACAACCCCAACCCGCACCACCTTGGTCgaagtgctgctgcagcacctccggtCCATCCAGGACGTGGAGCTGTCGGAGCAATGCATCACCTGCTTGGAGTTGATCACGCGGAGTCAGATGGGGAGCCGCGAACTGCTACGCAGTGACGGAGTCGAGGCAGTACTTGGCTTTGCCGACTTCTTCACCCTTCACAAGCAGCGGCAAATTTGGACGATTGTGCAGCGACTCGTCGGTGAGGTGGACGAGAGTAGCGTGCAGCATATCACCGCTTGCCTTCCCACACTGCGGCTCGGCATGACAAACGGCGACGCCGAAATACGTCAAAAGGCAATCGCCACACTGGCGCAGGCCATTGAAGGCGTCAAGATGAACCGAGCCACCGTGGAGACGGTGTTCGGCGACGCGGCAGACCGCATCGCATCCCTGCTACACGAGCGCGATGTCAATGACGACGCGCTCTCCTCGGCGCTCTTTCTTCTGTACGCAGGTGTGCAGTGGAGCGCTGCGATCGCGTCCTCGGTGATACAAAGTGGCCTCTTCAACACGCTGCTCTCCTTGCTGGAACCGGTGCCGACTCCGGCGCTGGtagcagagcagcagaccGCCTCGTCGTCCATTGGGAGAGCTCGGCGCGGCAACGGTGCAGCCGAACGGATAGGGGAACGTGAGACCGGAAGAGAGGATGGACATGGCGCTGGTTCTGAGGCAGCAGTTGTGCGAACGCTGGTGCTTACCTCGCACCAGCGCACCACCGTGTGCCGGCTTTTGGCTTCTCTGCTAATTCCGTACAGGACCGGCGCTGCGGAGCAACTCGAGCGACTGGAGATGTTGACACAGCGACCACTGCGCACTGGCGCCCCGGCCCTAGGTAACCACGTGGACATggatgacgatgatgacgaAGATGAGGACTACAcaacggaggaggaagacggcgGGGATGAGGTGCCGGACCTTGACGatgacagcagcggtgacgctACcctgtcgcagctgcgccagcgactGGCACATGAGCAGGGCCTCAGGATCGAGACAAAACCTGCCTACGCCCGATGCCGTGCCTCCGGTTTCATATGCGACGGATGCGGGAAGAACTGCCTCCCCGGGGACTGGTACCGGTGCAACGAGTGCCCCGACAAGGACTACTGCACTGCTTGTGTTTTACAGCAGTACAAGCAGGATCACGATGGCCAGCACAGCTACACCGATATGGAGCAGGTGGTGGGCGCTACAGCGCGCAATCGGGATAAGCTGGAGCTCTACCGGACGTCGcctcagctgctccagcgcgtTTTGGAAGCCATCCCCACAGttgtcggtgtgtgcgtcGCCTCTGAGGTCGTTGCGGTGCGGGTGTCGTGTCTCGACTTCCTTGTTAGTGCGGTTGATATGGCCTCTAGAGAGCAGCTTATTGCGAGCGGCATCACAAACCTCCCCCTCGGGGAGGTTCTCAATAACAATCTCCGCGGCGCCGACCTTCTCTGCAATGCCCTTGCGGTCGCTCTAGCGGGCCGGCTGTTGATCACGGCGAGTGATGCCTATCAGGTACAGTTCGTACGAGAGGGCGTAAAGCTGAGTCTGCAACTACtaaagcagcgctgcagggtGAGGGGAAGGGCAACGCTCACGCGCGAGGCGCGCGCAGCCTTGACGACGTCTACTGCCGGATGGTGCACCATCATTGGCACTGAGGCGTCAACGCTGCTCCAGCGTTTCGTGGGGATCGAAGATGAGCAAGAGGTTGAATCCCTCCGTCGTGTCGTTCAGGAACTCCGTCAAGACCACTTCAGCACCGCGGTGAGCCTGCTGCGTGACTTGCTTTCTGCTGACATCACGGCTTTCGAATTTTACTCGAGCGGTATTGTGCGAGAGCTGCGGAGCTGCCTGGGCCGACTGCAAAACATCTACGCAGTGATGTACCTAGTCGCTGCGCTCTCCAGCTCGTCTACCAAGAAGAAAGGTgcgggagagagcagcgctgctgacgtcCCGCTGACgtcggccgccaccgctgcttcgtGGGGAGGTCACAGCAGGTGTAGCCTGCTTGCCCATTTTGTGCATCACCTACACACAATACTAACGCTTCTCGACGACTTTGCCGTGCCCACGTATGACTTTATCGGCGATGTTCACCACTACTTCGTTGTTTCTTTTGAGCCGCACCACGCAACTGTCGCGGTGGCTGGTGACATGCCATcagccacctccacctccaacgcacgcggcagcggcggtgacagcTCTCTTTCACCACGGGAATGCATCAAGGCGCGTATTCGACCCATTTCGAGCGTGAGCGCTATGGTCCAAGTTCTCCAGCAGGaagtgctgcggcaggagagcgaggaaggaAACGACGGCGACAGAGAGGATGACGAGGCGGTGACCAACATCTTACCCGACCTGCACCCGCGACACTCCTCTGCGTCTGGCAGCGCAGATGTTCCTGCGCCTGCTAACCTGTCTCAgcccccctcaccaccagcGAACAGCATATGGATTCGCTATGGCGCACATGTGCTTCCGCTGTCGATGACAATGCTGCAGATTATGGAGCACCTTGTCCTGCCTGCCGCGGCGACCTCCACAGACGAGACGCGAACCAGCCCCCACGCCAACACTGAACAAAGGCCTAAGCCGCGCCACACCGTTACTGCTtcagaggaagggggagacgaGGAGCAGGAAGCCGGGCACGGCGCCCACAACCGTCTCGTGGGACTAGACACATCGAACGCCGCCGGATTCTCTCTGCAGCGACCTGTTGTACTGCACTACAGCACCACCCCATACAATCCGCAGCAGTACTCCTTGTATAAGGTGCCGAATGCATTCCCTGCCAGCGGCAACCCCcaggcaccgctgcaggtgcgcctgCCGTCTCAGGATTGCGAGCCGAGCGCGGTGCGTAGCGTAAAGCAGCAGCTTGCTGGTGCTTTCCACTACAGCCGGCACGTGCTCTCCGACAGCCAGCGGGATGTTCTGGGTCTGCTTGGCATTCTGCATGCCGCGGTCGTAAactgggtggcgctgcttaCCTACGTGCAAAAgcaagccgctgctgcatcaaAGCATCTGCACGGCATCGATGTTGCGTGCATTCTGAAAACCTTCGCTCCTGCCATCTCCATCACCGAGTTTCAACACCCGAAGCTTAACAGCAAAGCGGCTCAGCAATGCTCGCAGATGCTTCTGGctgggcagcagcgtggcaccTGGGCCGTGAAACTCGCTCTGGATTGTACCTATCTTTTCAACTACTCGACGCGCAAGTTCCTCTTCGACGTCGGCTTCACTTCGACGGATCGCTGCTTGATTCGGATGCGCAAGTACCGGGAGCTATTTGGCTTGAACGAACCGCGCGTGTCGAGTGAGCAGATGCGGAGCGTCTACGGTCAACTCAAGAAGGAAGCGAAACGGGTGTGGCGTGAGGATATCTTAGAGTGCGCGAAGACGGTGCTCGGTGCACAAGATGCGCAGGAGCGGAACCGCGTGTGGAGTTTTCACTTCTATAACGAAAACGGCTGGGGCGATGGCCCCACGCGCGAGTTTTACACCCTTGTCAGTCAGCAGTTGCGACAGCGGAAGTTGGGGCTGTGGCGCAACGGCAACGAAGCTGCGGAGGACACAGAGTACGATGTCACTGCCGTGGGCCTATTCCCAAGGCCAATGCCGCCCGGGTCCGCccaggagaagcagcacctTGTCCCTTTTTTCCGTCTTGTTGGGCGGTTTATTGGACGAGCCCTCCTTGACGAGCACGTGCCCGGCCTTCCGCTCTCACCGGTCTTTCTCCGCCTTTTGCGCGGTGATGTGTGCGGAGTGTACGATGTGCAGGACATCAGCGAGGAGGTCGGTCGCCTGTTGGTTGCTATGACAGAAGCTGCTGGGCATGGGCAcacgcgcctgcagctgccaggACAGAAGAAagtggtggaggtgcaggACCTCGCCCTCGACTTCACGCTTCccggcgacgacagcgtgGAGTTGTGTCCGGATGGGGCGAACACGCTGGTGACGGCCGAGAACATGATGGCGTACTGCGACGCGGTCACAAGCTTTCTGCTCGATCGCGGGGTAGCCGCGGCCGTCCACGCGCTCCGCGAGGGCTTCCACTGGTACATTCCACTCGTGGCACTGCATATGCTCAGCGTGGACGAGTTGCACCAACTCCTCGCTGGACACGAGACGGCAGTGACGCGCGAGGACTTTGAGAAGTATAGCGAGGCAAACTACGGGTATACTCTGAACTGTAAGCATGTGCAGTGGCTCTTCGACATCCTAGCCGCCTtcacggtggaggagcagaagctgttttttttgtttctcacCGGCTCTGCGCACCTCCCCGTAGGCGGATTAGCCCGCCTACGGCCGTCCTTCACCATTGTGCGAAAAACGTCCGAGGATGCCGGTatcaaggaggaggacatgctGCCCTCCGCCATGACGTGCCAGAACTATTTGAAGCTGCCGCAATACAACACGaaagaggagatggagaagaagcTGCGCTTCGCCATGGCCGAGGGCAGTGGCGCGTTCTTGCTCTCCTAG